From the genome of bacterium:
GTATTTTGTCTCATTTCTGAATGAACCTACTACAGCAAAGCTCCTTTGGTTTAAGAAATCTTCAACTAATTTCTGCATTTCCATATTCTAATCCTTAAATACTTCGTCCAATATATCTGTTATCTGTTTTTTGCTTTGAATACTGCTTGTTGCTTTAACGACTTTACCATTCTTAAAATAAACAGTAAAAGGCAATCCCATAAATTGAGCGCATTCCGGCAAATCCCTGATAAAAGAAGCAGCTGGAATATCAAAATCCATATCTCTGAACTGAACATGCGGATATTTCGACTCCAATTCCTGCATGACAGCAAAAACGGGAATACACATCTGCCCCATTCTTCCGCAACAAACGGCAACTTTTTCATTGTTCTCAATTAACTCTTTAAGTTGTTCTACTGTTTCAATATGCTTTAAATTAGTTTGAAGCATTTATCCCCCCTCCTTATTTTTATGTGTTTTCATTTGTAACATGTATCAAAAAACCAAAATTAACCACACTACTTTCTTCTCT
Proteins encoded in this window:
- a CDS encoding thioredoxin family protein; this encodes MLQTNLKHIETVEQLKELIENNEKVAVCCGRMGQMCIPVFAVMQELESKYPHVQFRDMDFDIPAASFIRDLPECAQFMGLPFTVYFKNGKVVKATSSIQSKKQITDILDEVFKD